One stretch of Zingiber officinale cultivar Zhangliang chromosome 6B, Zo_v1.1, whole genome shotgun sequence DNA includes these proteins:
- the LOC121992882 gene encoding ORM1-like protein 2 — protein sequence MMPKLYVEAVPPADLNKNTEWFMYPGVWTTYILILFFSWLLVLSLFSCAPGTAWTFVNLAHFAITYHFFHWKKGTPFSEDQGIYNSLTWWEQMDNGKQLTRNRKFLAVVPVVLYLIASHTTDYRHPMLFLNTVAVIVLVIAKLPNMHKVRIFGINAGR from the exons ATGATGCCGAAGCTCTATGTGGAGGCGGTTCCGCCGGCGGATCTGAACAAGAACACGGAGTGGTTTATGTACCCTGGTGTCTGGACGACCTACATCCTCATTCTTTTCTTCTCCTGGCTTCTCGTACTCTCCCTCTTCAGCTGCGCCCCTGGAACGGCCTGGACGTTTGTCAATCTCGCCCACTTTGCT ATAACTTATCACTTTTTCCACTGGAAGAAAGGAACACCCTTTTCAGAGGACCAGGGCATATACAACAGTTTGACTTGGTGGGAACAAATGGATAATGGAAAACAGCTTACACGTAATAGAAAGTTCTTGGCTGTCGTTCCTGTGGTTCT GTACTTAATAGCTTCCCACACAACTGATTATCGGCATCCGATGCTTTTCCTCAACACGGTTGCAGTGATTGTACTAGTCATTGCCAAATTGCCTAACATGCACAAAGTTCGTATCTTTGGGATCAATGCCGGCCGCTGA